From Leptospira yasudae:
AATTGTCTTCCTCGATGAATCAAGCGTATGATGCGATTGAAAACGGAAGCACCGAGTTTTTAACGAATAACGGTAATTTATTTTCAAGTTATTCGGAAGAATTCAAACGAATCAACGAATCGGGAATGTCCGCGATCGACAAACGTCTCGCAAGGGAGAAGTTGATCACCGATGCGCTCAACGAAAACAGTAAATTACAAGATGCTTATGGAGCGCACGTAAGAACCACTTCGGCCGTTGTAGACAGATTCGGCAATCGAATCGAGGATTTAAAATCCAAGTTCGGAACTTTGCTATTGGACGCGTTGAATCCGGCCATGAACTATTTTGCGGATTTATATGATTATTATACGGAAAATGCGGAAGGAATCGAAGAACTAAAAGAAAGGGTGATCGTATTCGGAAGCATCCTTGCGGGGGTTTTAGGAGCGATCGCCGTAAAGATGGTTCTGGCTTCGGGCATCACATTGAGTGCGATGATTCCTGCATTACTCGGAATGGCCGCCGCAGGTTTGATGGCGGTCGCACCTTGGATTCCTGCGATCGTGATCGGAACCGCGGTAGGAATCGTCATCGCGGGTTTGATTCTTATCATCCGCGATCTATTCAAATGGATGAGCGGAAGTAAGTCGGTGATCGGAGGGTTTCTTGGTCCTTTTCATAATATTAAGAAACTATTTAGCGATTTGGCGCTTTGGTTTCAAGGTTTGCCGGATACCATCGTGAAGTTCTTCAAAAATCTTGGTCCTAAGATCAAAGAAGCTTTGAAAGGAATGATTCCCGGCGACCTACTAAAAATCTTCGGAGTCGCTTCGGTAAAAACCGATAAGGTGGAGACCGTCGAGGATGCAATTATCACCAAACAGGGAAAAGTCGTAAAATTTCATCCGGACGACAACTTGGTGGCCGTCAAGGACTTGGGTGTTTTGGGAGGTTCGAAGTCGAACAAAGGCGGAGGCATTTCGGTAAACATCGCCAATGTAGTGTTAGGTTCCGCGACCAGAAGAGAAGATGCGGCCGTGTTCGCTTCCTATCTGGAAAAGGAACTGGATAAGATCGCGTTGAAGATCGGTCTCGCATCGGGACTTGCACCGGAGGTAGGATAATGGGAATCGTATCGGGAAGAGACACCATTGCGTTTACGGACGGCGACACCGAAGTGGAAATGAACGTGTCGATGGATATTCAA
This genomic window contains:
- a CDS encoding LIC12611 family phage tail protein, with amino-acid sequence MAAREINITIKIDANDSMSEIQNELDDLRGRLLDFSDSFQLFSKAGATAMRDFGGSIADSIGKFSTPLSQLADRLKTSETSLTSLYSKVKGNAALEKQFFDVAKAAGFTQRDIAKLDFQLNATARTSALLSGALKNLAQIGMTAFKSVIAPAWEAGIALEKQREVLKRLSGGEGFGKLQASIESTIQSSKGLATQKDLTQAANEAIKAGASVDFITRNLSGLQKASRLSGNELSSSMNQAYDAIENGSTEFLTNNGNLFSSYSEEFKRINESGMSAIDKRLAREKLITDALNENSKLQDAYGAHVRTTSAVVDRFGNRIEDLKSKFGTLLLDALNPAMNYFADLYDYYTENAEGIEELKERVIVFGSILAGVLGAIAVKMVLASGITLSAMIPALLGMAAAGLMAVAPWIPAIVIGTAVGIVIAGLILIIRDLFKWMSGSKSVIGGFLGPFHNIKKLFSDLALWFQGLPDTIVKFFKNLGPKIKEALKGMIPGDLLKIFGVASVKTDKVETVEDAIITKQGKVVKFHPDDNLVAVKDLGVLGGSKSNKGGGISVNIANVVLGSATRREDAAVFASYLEKELDKIALKIGLASGLAPEVG